The proteins below come from a single Oxyura jamaicensis isolate SHBP4307 breed ruddy duck chromosome 1, BPBGC_Ojam_1.0, whole genome shotgun sequence genomic window:
- the DHRS12 gene encoding dehydrogenase/reductase SDR family member 12 isoform X3, which yields MVNNRELTEDGLEKNFATNTLGTYILTTALLPLLEKEADARVIIVSSGGMLVQKLNVSDLQSGSGAFDGTMVYAQNKRQQVVLTEQWAKTHRNIHFSVMHPGWADTPAVRSSMPDFYQKMKNSLRTEAQGADTVVWLAVSSEATKLPSGLFFQDRQPVPTHLPLASTHSPPGDEEKLMELLEEFSEKFKSSSSGT from the exons ATGGTGAACAACAGAGAATTAACTGAAGATGGACTTGAGAAAAACTTTGCAACAAACACCTTGG GTACATACATTCTGACAactgccctgctgcccctcctgGAAAAAGAAGCTGACGCCAGAGTG ATAATTGTCTCGTCCGGGGGCATGCTAGTTCAAAAACTGAACGTATCTGACTTGCAGTCAGGAAGTGGGGCGTTTGATGGGACGATGGTGTACGCCCAGAACAAG AGACAGCAAGTTGTCCTGACAGAACAATGGGCAAAAACTCACAGAAACATCCATTTCTCTGTTATGCACCCCGGCTGGGCAGACACTCCAG CTGTGAGGTCCTCGATGCCAGATTTCTATCAGAAGATGAAGAACAGCTTGCGCACAGAGGCCCAGGGAGCTGACACCGTTGTGTGGCTGGCAGTATCATCTGAAGCAACAAAGCTACCCAGCGGCTTGTTCTTCCAAG acaGGCAACCAGTCCCTACACACTTACCGTTAGCAAGCACCCACAGTCCACCAGGAGACGAGGAGAAGCTAATGGAGCTGCTGGAAGAATTCTCCGAGAAGTTTAAATCCTCTTCTTCAGGAACATAG
- the DHRS12 gene encoding dehydrogenase/reductase SDR family member 12 isoform X2 — MNVFLHIVDISNPKEIWKFAEQFKNEHKLNVLINNAGCMVNNRELTEDGLEKNFATNTLGTYILTTALLPLLEKEADARVIIVSSGGMLVQKLNVSDLQSGSGAFDGTMVYAQNKRQQVVLTEQWAKTHRNIHFSVMHPGWADTPAVRSSMPDFYQKMKNSLRTEAQGADTVVWLAVSSEATKLPSGLFFQDRQPVPTHLPLASTHSPPGDEEKLMELLEEFSEKFKSSSSGT; from the exons ATG aatGTCTTCTTGCATATTGTGGATATATCTAATCCCAAGGAAATCTGGAAGTTTGCTGAACAATTCAAAAACGAGCATAAATTAAACGTGTTG ATCAACAATGCAGGATGTATGGTGAACAACAGAGAATTAACTGAAGATGGACTTGAGAAAAACTTTGCAACAAACACCTTGG GTACATACATTCTGACAactgccctgctgcccctcctgGAAAAAGAAGCTGACGCCAGAGTG ATAATTGTCTCGTCCGGGGGCATGCTAGTTCAAAAACTGAACGTATCTGACTTGCAGTCAGGAAGTGGGGCGTTTGATGGGACGATGGTGTACGCCCAGAACAAG AGACAGCAAGTTGTCCTGACAGAACAATGGGCAAAAACTCACAGAAACATCCATTTCTCTGTTATGCACCCCGGCTGGGCAGACACTCCAG CTGTGAGGTCCTCGATGCCAGATTTCTATCAGAAGATGAAGAACAGCTTGCGCACAGAGGCCCAGGGAGCTGACACCGTTGTGTGGCTGGCAGTATCATCTGAAGCAACAAAGCTACCCAGCGGCTTGTTCTTCCAAG acaGGCAACCAGTCCCTACACACTTACCGTTAGCAAGCACCCACAGTCCACCAGGAGACGAGGAGAAGCTAATGGAGCTGCTGGAAGAATTCTCCGAGAAGTTTAAATCCTCTTCTTCAGGAACATAG
- the DHRS12 gene encoding dehydrogenase/reductase SDR family member 12 isoform X1, whose translation MSWYRNTVWFVKGLREYTRSGYESASKHFNPADLEVNVAGKSFLITGSNSGIGKATAKEIAKRGGTVHLVCRNKERAEDAKGEIVTETGNQNVFLHIVDISNPKEIWKFAEQFKNEHKLNVLINNAGCMVNNRELTEDGLEKNFATNTLGTYILTTALLPLLEKEADARVIIVSSGGMLVQKLNVSDLQSGSGAFDGTMVYAQNKRQQVVLTEQWAKTHRNIHFSVMHPGWADTPAVRSSMPDFYQKMKNSLRTEAQGADTVVWLAVSSEATKLPSGLFFQDRQPVPTHLPLASTHSPPGDEEKLMELLEEFSEKFKSSSSGT comes from the exons ATGTCCTGGTACCGCAATACCGTGTGGTTCGTGAAGGGGCTGCGGGAGTACACGAG GAGCGGCTATGAATCTGCTTCCAAGCACTTTAACCCTGCAGATCTCGAGGTGAATGTGGCTGGAAAATCCTTTCTGATCACCGGATCAAACAGTGGCATCGGCAAGGCCACAGCCAAAGAAATAGCAAAGAGAG GTGGCACGGTTCACCTGGTTTGCCGGAATAAGGAACGAGCTGAGGATGCCAAAGGAGAAATAGTGACAGAAACGGGTAATCAG aatGTCTTCTTGCATATTGTGGATATATCTAATCCCAAGGAAATCTGGAAGTTTGCTGAACAATTCAAAAACGAGCATAAATTAAACGTGTTG ATCAACAATGCAGGATGTATGGTGAACAACAGAGAATTAACTGAAGATGGACTTGAGAAAAACTTTGCAACAAACACCTTGG GTACATACATTCTGACAactgccctgctgcccctcctgGAAAAAGAAGCTGACGCCAGAGTG ATAATTGTCTCGTCCGGGGGCATGCTAGTTCAAAAACTGAACGTATCTGACTTGCAGTCAGGAAGTGGGGCGTTTGATGGGACGATGGTGTACGCCCAGAACAAG AGACAGCAAGTTGTCCTGACAGAACAATGGGCAAAAACTCACAGAAACATCCATTTCTCTGTTATGCACCCCGGCTGGGCAGACACTCCAG CTGTGAGGTCCTCGATGCCAGATTTCTATCAGAAGATGAAGAACAGCTTGCGCACAGAGGCCCAGGGAGCTGACACCGTTGTGTGGCTGGCAGTATCATCTGAAGCAACAAAGCTACCCAGCGGCTTGTTCTTCCAAG acaGGCAACCAGTCCCTACACACTTACCGTTAGCAAGCACCCACAGTCCACCAGGAGACGAGGAGAAGCTAATGGAGCTGCTGGAAGAATTCTCCGAGAAGTTTAAATCCTCTTCTTCAGGAACATAG